The Candidatus Rokuibacteriota bacterium genome contains a region encoding:
- a CDS encoding DUF455 family protein — translation MNRPIAYDKLAREERFIRMRGRRVAEVKVEQGLPPFPDLSSRESIKERVHGILVGELQAMEGAGRTVCDFPDAPWEFTMDMARQAWDESRHVEIYIRLLEHLGGYVGEFPETTILWRCACAEDAAARVAGVNRGLEGLACDVFNQLIHIARKVGDPILEHAVDFVLADEITHVRMGSRWLNELTKDDPERRKRAVEFQETIDERFNLGGLRREGDHEEVPISIATEARKLAGFTDEEIARLIKTTQRSPVY, via the coding sequence ATGAATCGCCCCATTGCCTACGACAAGCTGGCGCGGGAGGAGCGCTTTATCCGGATGCGGGGCCGCCGCGTCGCCGAGGTCAAGGTGGAGCAGGGCCTGCCCCCGTTCCCCGACCTGTCCAGCCGCGAGTCGATCAAGGAGCGGGTGCACGGGATCCTCGTGGGCGAGCTGCAGGCCATGGAGGGAGCCGGGCGGACCGTGTGCGACTTTCCCGACGCGCCGTGGGAGTTCACCATGGACATGGCCCGGCAGGCGTGGGACGAGTCCCGCCACGTCGAGATCTACATCCGGCTCCTCGAGCACCTGGGCGGCTACGTCGGTGAGTTCCCCGAGACCACGATCCTCTGGCGCTGCGCGTGCGCCGAGGACGCCGCAGCCCGGGTGGCGGGCGTGAACCGGGGGCTCGAGGGGCTCGCCTGCGACGTGTTCAACCAGCTCATTCACATCGCGCGGAAGGTCGGCGACCCGATCCTGGAGCACGCCGTGGACTTCGTGCTGGCCGACGAGATCACCCACGTGCGCATGGGGTCCCGGTGGCTGAACGAGTTGACCAAGGACGATCCGGAGCGCCGGAAGCGAGCCGTCGAGTTCCAGGAGACCATCGACGAGCGGTTCAACCTCGGCGGGCTGCGGCGGGAAGGGGACCACGAGGAGGTGCCCATCTCGATCGCGACCGAAGCCCGGAAGCTGGCAGGCTTCACCGATGAGGAGATCGCCCGTCTGATCAAGACCACCCAGCGCTCGCCCGTCTATTGA
- a CDS encoding biotin/lipoyl-binding carrier protein, with the protein MPEPVKAPITGVVFQVVTKAGERLAAGAPIVVLESMKMEIPVEAPRAGTVVEVNVTEGQTVQEGDTVALLD; encoded by the coding sequence ATGCCTGAACCGGTCAAGGCCCCGATCACCGGTGTCGTCTTCCAGGTGGTGACCAAGGCGGGCGAGCGGCTCGCCGCAGGCGCCCCGATCGTCGTCCTCGAGTCCATGAAGATGGAGATCCCCGTGGAGGCGCCGCGGGCCGGAACCGTGGTCGAGGTGAACGTCACGGAGGGACAGACGGTGCAGGAGGGCGACACGGTCGCGCTCCTGGACTAG
- a CDS encoding DinB family protein: protein MDLARFRALFEYTRWANRRLFDQVAALPAAEAERAIGTQFSVPTLKGMLAHILGAEVTWLKRWQGEFPSSLLSGKDFPDLASLRVRWDEHDARMEAFLASLTETDLAREIHYRNTEGKPFRLPLWALLHHVANHGTHHRSEVATMLTIVKGSPPDTGLVTYHLVRSGQMS, encoded by the coding sequence ATGGACCTCGCGAGGTTCCGGGCTCTGTTCGAGTACACCCGGTGGGCGAACCGGAGGCTCTTTGACCAGGTGGCGGCCCTTCCGGCCGCCGAGGCCGAGCGGGCGATCGGCACCCAGTTCAGCGTGCCGACGCTCAAAGGGATGCTGGCCCACATCCTCGGCGCCGAGGTGACCTGGCTGAAGCGCTGGCAGGGCGAGTTCCCGTCGTCCCTTCTCTCGGGGAAAGACTTCCCCGACCTGGCCTCCCTCCGCGTCCGCTGGGACGAGCACGACGCGAGGATGGAGGCGTTCCTGGCGAGCCTCACGGAGACGGATCTCGCGCGGGAGATCCACTACCGCAACACGGAGGGGAAGCCCTTCCGGCTCCCGCTCTGGGCCCTCCTGCACCACGTGGCCAACCACGGCACCCATCACCGGAGCGAGGTGGCCACCATGCTGACCATCGTCAAGGGTTCGCCCCCGGATACCGGTCTGGTGACCTACCACCTCGTCCGGTCCGGGCAGATGTCCTAG